One window of Pseudomonadota bacterium genomic DNA carries:
- a CDS encoding PilZ domain-containing protein has translation MVSSLLSRVFRTLSATEAPASAPQLLPAPSYEERRNHPRFELRDATCIYLTQRPMSAVILDVSTGGLRFATRLAREVGTVVGVALDVDGQVMVLPLRVLWERWSSTYFEHGGVFVDLTADERAHLQRYVAWACENPPDMESTRVAEMLVAKAMEAVSRFKATH, from the coding sequence GTGGTCTCTTCGCTGCTCAGCAGGGTCTTTCGCACGTTGTCGGCAACCGAGGCTCCCGCTTCGGCGCCGCAGCTTCTGCCTGCTCCTTCCTATGAGGAGCGTCGCAATCACCCGCGCTTCGAGCTGCGTGACGCGACCTGCATCTATCTCACCCAGCGCCCGATGTCGGCGGTTATTCTCGACGTGAGCACAGGTGGGCTCAGGTTTGCGACGCGTCTTGCCCGAGAGGTGGGCACGGTCGTGGGGGTTGCGCTCGACGTCGATGGGCAGGTGATGGTGCTGCCGCTACGCGTGCTCTGGGAGCGCTGGTCTTCGACCTACTTCGAGCACGGCGGGGTCTTCGTTGATCTCACGGCCGACGAGCGGGCGCATCTGCAGCGCTATGTGGCGTGGGCGTGTGAGAACCCACCAGACATGGAGAGCACCCGTGTGGCGGAGATGCTCGTGGCGAAGGCGATGGAGGCGGTCAGCCGCTTCAAGGCGACGCACTGA